One Triplophysa dalaica isolate WHDGS20190420 chromosome 11, ASM1584641v1, whole genome shotgun sequence genomic window carries:
- the dkk1a gene encoding dickkopf WNT signaling pathway inhibitor 1a — MVSLLFVVTVYLAVCGGINANAQAGSLLRNSIRHQPAASNQSDAVSPSPRVTGTEDSGGPALPDCSVDSECRLGEFCNGSRGVCLSCRRRRKRCARDGMCCGGNKCINGVCQPADIHATQQAGKMDVPTVAVTRGQNFTMMPHPKRNTVLTRPQQSLKGGEGETCLRSSDCLEGLCCARHFWSRICKPVLTEGQVCTRHRRKGTHGLEIFQRCDCGVGLSCRGQREKVGAETRNLHTCQLR; from the exons ATGGTCTCGTTGCTCTTCGTTGTGACTGTTTATCTTGCCGTTTGCGGAGGAATCAATGCAAATGCTCAAGCTGGATCTCTGTTAAGGAACTCCATCAGACATCAACCCGCCGCATCCAACCAGAGTGATGCGGTCAGCCCGAGCCCGCGCGTAACCGGCACCGAGGACAGCGGCGGGCCGGCG TTACCAGACTGCTCGGTTGATTCTGAGTGCAGACTCGGTGAGTTCTGTAACGGGTCCCGGGGAGTCTGTCTGTCCTGTCGCAGGCGGAGGAAGCGCTGCGCACGAGACGGGATGTGCTGCGGAGGAAACAAATGCATTAACG gTGTGTGCCAACCTGCTGATATACATGCCACTCAACAGGCTGGCAAAATGGACGTGCCTACTGTAGCAGTAACACGAGGGCAGAACTTCACTATGATGCCACATCCAAAAAGAAACACAGTCCTGACAAGACCACAGCAGTCACTGAAAG gtggCGAAGGCGAGACGTGTTTGCGGTCCTCCGATTGTCTGGAAGGCCTGTGCTGTGCCCGGCACTTCTGGTCACGCATCTGTAAACCCGTGCTGACGGAAGGGCAGGTGTGCACGCGTCACAGGAGGAAAGGTACCCACGGTCTGGAGATTTTCCAGCGCTGCGACTGCGGTGTCGGTCTGTCCTGCAGGGGCCAGAGAGAGAAAGTAGGAGCAGAAACCAGAAACCTGCATACCTGCCAACTGCGCTGA